From Oreochromis niloticus isolate F11D_XX linkage group LG15, O_niloticus_UMD_NMBU, whole genome shotgun sequence:
GAACCAGACTGAAGACCAATTTAGACACAAGTTAACAAACATGTCCTGTGCTCCCCTCAAACAACAGAACATGCTCAGCTGTCTTATTTACTATAAAGGTGTTTTCCTGCTATTAAAATGTTTCCTGAATTCTTACCTGCAATCTGAATCATCAGCATcagacataaaaacattttaatccaTATGAATTCATCCatcgtgcttctctgtctcATTTCTTTCTTGTTCATGGTCTTGACTGTCACAGTTTCTGAACCGATGACTATTTAAGAAGCTTGTGCTTCCTGTCACTAGTGAGGTGTCACATCCTCTTCACAAATTTAGCAATTTTCTTTGCATGCTTACATTCTATAGGTGCAGCCTTTCTCATGTTCTCAGAAACGCATgaagtaatttgtttttatgaagGGATATTATTGCACGAAGCGATTATAAGACTTAGCAAGTGCACGTTGTGTCTGTTTTCACAGTGCATTTGTGACAGTGACGTGTTTAATAACCTGAAAAGAAGTTGACCGAGGAAGCTGAATCTGTGAAGATTTTAGTAAAGATAAATGTTTCCATTAATACTGCCCCTCTTTCCTCTAATGTAACAAAACAGACAGCACAGCAGAACAGACAGTTGTAGTCCCAAAAATACAGTTCAGGTTGTTTACAAGTTAgttcattaataattaataaaacaagaaataaaagcTGTTAATAAATCCATACATGATTTTAAACACCTGCTCAGACTTGTAGCTTACAAGTGAGTGGGCCGAGTGGATGGGGTACTGAAAGACTGAGGACCTCTGGTGGATAGAATGGGTAATACATGAATATTAGTGCTCAGACCTAATTGTGACACTGTTCTGAACAAGCAGGGTGCGatttttgataaattaaaagtaaggttggtttttttcttttgtgacaACACAAAATGTcatcaatttaaaaacaatattagTCAGATAtttgacacctgggtcaaaatcaaaacccaagaagtggaatccttcactgctcgCATTaatgctgtggataaaaacataaagttcaccaaggaagacacaaaggataactgtttgctaTTCCTGGACTGCGCCATGCACACTGAAGGGCATGGAAACCTCAagattgaagtttaccggaagcccacacacatgGACCaatacctcctctttgactcccatcaccctctggaacacaaacttggagtaatcaggatCCTACAACACcgaaaatgttccctctaagcccgAAGGGGAAAAGAGGgaacacacatgtaaaggtggctcttaaaacatgcagttatcctaactgggctttcatcaagtcagcaaagatgcacagaaaagaagatcagacaccaatTTGGGAGGATCAGAAAGACAAATGCAACAATATTGTCATCCCCTGTGTAGTATtggaaaaactcaggagagtcttTTCCAAGCacaacatcccagtgtacttcaggaccagcaacacactcagacagaaagtggttcatcccaaagacaaaactcctaaacacaaattGAAAAATGTAGcaaggaatgcccagacctttacattggagagaccaaacagccacttcataaacgcatggcacaacatagaagagccacctccacgggacaagactcagcagtccatctgcatctaaaggacaaaggtcactctttcgaggatgccaatgtccACCTTTGGAcggagaagacagatggtttgaaagaggagtaaaagaagccatctatgtccactgtgagcgaccatctttgaacagagcgGGTGGCTTacacaccaactgtctgccatcagtggcggtcctagcctgtttggcgccctgggcaaACACCCCctccgccccccccccccccccccccccccccccacacacacacacacacacacatatatgaagagagagagagtatgcatagtatgcaaacggctactaaacagacgacataattcgtcatacaatgacaacagggcaaatcaacaattgacactgactaattaatattatattattgtatatattgtttggagtttagtctgttactgttactatttttaccatttcttcttggaggaacataacccacataatttccttagggaataagaaagtattctgattcttaatgtttcaggatgacctgccattatccaatgacacatctgcttatcTGTATCTTTTGTTCGTTTCTCcttgtaggagccataattaaatgttttgaattttaatgattactgggttttcatttgtttggttgctatggtgatgtgtaacgggagtcacgtgggtgctagcggtgacattaagagggcgttgtcagtctgtcattcactggtttgattttgacagagcagggctgggtagctgtagtttttgttgaccgcagcacaacgagtttccccttgttacattagagcctgtgatgttttaagagaTTGAATCAcgagccgatcacattgctctgtaaacttttcaagcactttaataaacaagcaagcaattccacctctcgcattattgcgtaaagttgacagcgcgtcaggcaaataggcaggctcagtccccggcctctagcgactgtggaagtcgctacactcctcttttctcttttttttaaactttaaaaatgggttgtgtgtgagactttaaatcaacaaaatataaaatatacattttaaattgttattgatccctttaccccgagtcctaaagtgtatatttatttttttactcttaaatatttattgttcgtttacttgcactgctgtaactggagcctcgtcgtctcgtctctctatatactggactgtatgtagcggagatgacaataaagtttattttgacttcagcagcgagcaggcgcaccgggctctcgcgctcacttttcacgtatagaattttgaaataacatcggtgcaaattataagtctgtatcataatgtctggtgttttcgtgtttgttgttttgtttttattttgttttattttgcgagttggtaatttttgctgctccagccagccagagaatcccccgctgCCCcgtcctctcctccctgtgccgcaagcagcaggcgcacctcgcaaacggagggcgcccttactcccatgagcgatagaaaaccgatcggtgcctatgccattcccaatatgcgctggcatgatgttgGAGCAGCATGAGTacgtgcaattttttttttattttttgcagatgcgcgtgatgccgccccccaccacgatgccgccccgggcaaccgcccgtgtcgcccgtatctaaaaccgctactgtctgccatctataatccagttctgagatcccttcccagatgccttaatgcccactcacatcctgggccatctgacctgaggaaatcacatgatagggtggggctaggtttcacaatgagctcacctgaaaccttggctgattgtgacctacacccattttcacaccttggctcatgttattaggtagaggatcattagggggtctaTTGTCCCTCTTGGTGGGttactcccacagggcttaaatctgggactctccaccatttgaccctagaactgaagaagcttctcggatgagaggtgaaacatcttcaagcagcTTAAAGAAGTTGAGTGTCTTATGCCTAAGACCCTCTTTTACCCACATCTACAAATCTCTTTACAGGGAATCCATTGACCCTGTTCAGTCCAGTAATCTTGCTCTATGCACAAGTATTGATGTGAAAAGTATTGAGTAAAGCATTAATTAGTATAAAATCACACCAAAActgaatagaaatacattttaatttatgaTTACTCTATCATGAGAAAAAATATAGATGCAGATTCTGTCATTTATCAAAACCAACATTCTTTTATAAAAGatgaaatgaaaatttaaatacatgtatagactgaagtgaaaaaagaaccaatcattgttattaaaatTACTTTAGCATCTGTTTTATATCTAAGCATTTGACCAATAAAATTATAAAAGTTGATACTGATAAATGAACAGCAATTGGAATTGATTTTGGTGATGATCATTGCAGTCAGATGGAAGTTGCAGAGTCTCCAGTGTTTTCAGACTTTATTGTAACATGATCTTCTTTGTTATCAAAATGTACCTGtggggaaaaaaccccaaacaaaccaaaatcaaAATAACATTCATCAGATtataaataatgtaataatggtaaatacatttttgtaattatcTGTGGTTTCCGTTATAaatcttttctcttcttttgtgtttttgaataTTTGGTCCTTTTCTCAGTGTTTTCCGTGCTCCACCAATCTGTGTTTTACTGTTTGGCATCTATTGTTTCTCCAGTTAGtcagttacttcctgttttattgtgaaggctAATTTATAATGTGGCTTTTTGTGCCTTTTTCTATCTTTCTTTATCCCTCTTCCTGCCATGTGGATGTTCTAAGTTTCCCTTGTCCGTTTCTCCTGTTGAATACTCTTTTCACTCAGTTTTGTTCTCCTTGTATTgtgtctagtttttttttttttttttacttttctgctACCACTGAGCAgcctttttttgttaatttgtaATTTCTAGTTCAAAGGAATTTGCTCTGCCACCTGTCGGTCTGCTTCAAGTGTGTCAGCTGGTGGGTCCAGTTTAACAAATCTACAACAACTGTGAAATAAATATAACCAATTATAATTTATAAGCAGATGAGAGTCATACACTTTCTCAAAGCAGACTCATATATTTTGGTAAGAGGTACAAAATCTTTTGACTCTCATTCTTCTGCTGAAACACATGAAGCTCAAGAAATCCAAAGTAATTTCATGTACATCATCTACAGTTATTAGTAAATAACAAATATCAGAAACACAACATTAAGATCTTTAAAACTGGATTATTGAGTTTTGTACTCACTGTGGTTTTATCCATCTGAGTTTTGTTCCCTAAAATGAGAGAAGGAAGTTAATtccagttaaaataaaaatgaaaatttattCAAACttatcatttttaaatttaccTTTAGCTTCCGTCCATATTTTGACTGTTACAGCAGTTATTAAAAGTGCTGCTAAACCCACAGAGAGAATAATGAACctcaaagaaacagaaaaatctgtaaaaaaggattaaaaaaagattttggttactgttttctgtttagtgcaaatgtcttaaaatacatcttaaaataatgttttcaaATATTCAAATATGATTGTTATTTACTGTTAACTATATCACACAGTTTTTGTTGATAAACGTGTGCATTAATGTGATATGAAAATATTTGTCTTTAAATGTAAAGGCCATTCGCCACGAGTGGATGAAGACCACTTTTCTCTTTATGTAGTTCTTATTTAGGTTTGTCATGTATCAAATCTGACACTACTAAATTAAGTGATACTAAAAAAATTATAGAACAAAAAAGAACTGATGATTCATAACAAAAGGATGCACATTTGAGTGACTACCTTGCGAAATATCCTTCAcaactgttgtggttgttgctgATGTTGCGCTGCTTTCAGTTTCTCTGGCTggattctttgttttgtttttcccaactaaataaatgaaaatatttgtcTTTAAATGTAAAGCTTGCAATAAAGTTAAACATCTGAATTTTGGGGTTgcataatattttatattttatatcaaGCAAACATTTACGTCTTTGTAactcattaaaaatgtttttacttttttgcctTATCAAGTGATTGTTTAGGTTCttcatgttctgacaaatttaAGTGCcaatgaaaattttaaataaagaaactaCCTTGAGAAACTTCCTTcattgttgccatggttacttCTAGTTTAGTGCTAATTTCAGTTCTGCTGGTTGgtttatttgttgtttcctTGTCATCtgtagaaataaaaatacattttaattaaaaaaaaaaacatgaccaAATATATTATGTCAATGGtttatatttttcccatttcaaaaaaaggaaagtttcttttaaaatctgtttaaaaactTGAAATCCATCCAATAAATGATTATGACCTCACCCGTGTCTTGGCCAGAGCGCTGTTGGCTGATGAAGGTAAACTGCTCCACTTTTCCTGTGCCAGTATCAGTCACTTCACATTTCACTGAGTTATATTTTAATGAGTATAATTCATGGGATTTGGGGAAAGACACAGTGGTTGAGCAGTTAGTCTGCAAAGTCAATATTTCTTTGTTATCTTTGTCCATGTCTTGACCGTCAATCAGCCACTTCACTGTGTGATGACACTCTTCATATGGCAGCACAGAGCAGTTTAAAATCGCCTTACTATTGTCCTTATGTTCATTCACTGGTGAAGATGGAAAtaatgtgagagaaagaaattaAACAACTACATTGCTGGAATCTTCATACCTgaagtttcagtttcactttgagCTGACGATATTTTTTGATCTAAATACTCACAAGTAATAAGAGAGAGATCAACCACCAACTGATGAAGTGGAGAGtgttgcgcttgtttttttcccAACATGTATTGCTGACAAAAATAAAGACCAACATCCTCAGCTGTGAGCTTCTTAACAACCAGAGAACAGTTTACTGCAACactcagtctgtctgatttaGATTTGGCATATTCACCAATTTCCCCAAACCTGAACAGCTCTACTGTTGGTTTGTTTCTTGAAGCGAAGGCCCACATTGTATTGTTACAGGTATTCTGGTCATCCATCGCATTCAGACaaagcagagtgacgtcatctccgaGTTTCATAACGATGGAGGTTACATTTGATGTTGTTGCTGACATGATTGgagagaaataacaaaaaaagttaaatgcaaaactttttttttacaagcagAATTAAGATTTTAGATTTTAATTACAAATTTAGACACAGTATTATGCACGTGTCCAACACTCTTTTAATGTAGAAAAATGCTTTGTTATGCCAAACATATTTCCTTTTCCAAAAGGAGCACTGTAGACCCTCTGTAGGCTCctcttgttatttttatttattatttatcatttcttttcttttattattcatATAATTAACAGTGTGGGTATTATGCTAGAGTGGGCAGGGAGGTGAAGCCAGGTTGGCAAAAGATGGGAAAAGAAAGTGAGGGAATAGAAAAATAATAAGGGAcagaaggaaagagaaaagaagggtGATAGTTGGGAAACGTCGATGATGAAACAAACAGACATGCTGTGTCTCCAACTGCTGCATCTGTAACAAAATGCATGATATCAAACGAGTGCTGTGTATCAAACAATACACAGCAcctgaaagacaaaacaaaggaaGGTACACAAGCAAACATGaaattttgttgtgtgtgtgtgtaggtgggtgGGAGACTGCAATAACGCTTTCACTGAGAGCCAGAGGTTGACAGAGaatgaccaaaaaaaacccagaccTGAGGCTACACATCAGGATGACGTGCGTCCACCCCAGCAGGAGGAAACGGGAGGGCATGGCAGAGTTTCCATAGCCAAGGGCAGCAGTGTCAGGGGCCCAGAGGCAGCAGGCAACTAACCACCGCAGTGTGGGTTTGCCCGACCCACACAGCCCAACACAGTCATACCATGGAATTGTTTTCTGGTGCACTATTTATAAAAATGAAGTGGACTACTGTGGAGTAGATGAAACCATAGCAcatgttttattataaatatgAGTCTGAGAGAAGGCAGCTGATTCAGAACCTTAGTAAAATGGTTAAAGTTAAAAAGTTAAAGAGCAATGCATTTGACTTCCAtgtaaaaagaatgaaaaagtgaaaaatactATGCCAAATATGAAAATGGAATACCATAAGACACATGTTAGCCCCACACTGTGGAGCTTGGGTGGGGTGAGGTCTGGGCAAACCTGAGGCCCGCACCATGGAGAATGTATACAGCTGACAAAGACCCAAAACACGTCTCCAAGGCAACAAAAGAGTGGCTGAACTTCAATCATACCGACAATCTGTAGAGAGAGCTGGAGATTTGAGTTGCCCAGGAGAAGCTAAGAAACAATGGATTTAGACAGCTTCTGTAAAGAGAAGTGGGCCAAAATCCCTCCTGATAAATTTAGatttatatgtatttacatGTTTGAGGctctatgtaaaaaaaaaaaaaaagaaaacgtaaAGTTCAAAGAATTCATTAAAATCCCAAAGATTACCATGACATTCGAGCCCATGAGGATCCAGGAGTGTATTGTTTGAATGTGATTTTCTTTAAACATATATACATCAGTACCTACATTATCAGTATCAAGAACATGTATATGATCAGATTTTGATTTGCTATGcttctggaaagcatctgactgccgcatgacaatgatcccaaacacattgccagtgcagtaaatgcATTCTTGGATAGAAAAAGACATACTGGGGCCACAATcaggactggcctccccagactCTGGACATCAATATTATTGAAGTAGTGTCAGATCGtcttgacagaaaacagaacaaaaggcagccaacatccaaagaagagtttTGAATGTCTTTTAAGAATCCTGgagaaatatttcaaaaatCTGCAAGAATTATTGCAAGAAAGCCGAAGAATAAAGGTCGTCATACCAAATTACATTTTGCTGTAAATATTTCCTAAATGACCAAAGAGGCACAATAAAACTACAAATTACAAACCAAGACTAAGAAACAGATCACCACAACAGTAAACAAGCTCTAAAAGTCAATAAACCAAAACAGAGCCCAAGAACTTTACCTGTAATCTGAATCAGCAGCAATGCAAACATTTGAATCCATATGAATTCAATCATTGTGGTTCTCTGTCTCATTTCTTTCTTGTTCTTAATCTTGATGGCGAGGCATCTGATGCGCTGATGACTCTTTAAGATTATTTGTGTTTCCTGTGATTAGTGAGAGGTCACTTCCCTGATGTTAACACACCAGTGGTGCAACACATTTTATCTCTCTCTGAAAATCATCAAGTTATTTTTAACAGGTGCATATGGTTTCCATTCCCTCAGTGCATTGTGACAATGACATGTTTGACACCTTCGAGAATTAAAATTGACTGAGGAGGCtgaatgtgtgcatgtgcatcaATGCAGCTTCCTTTGATTTTTAATAGAGTCtattagaaaaaagaaagtatatAGGAAAGGCAACGCACTTTAAAAAACATCCGTCCATCTGTCTTCTAAAGCGTATCTGGGTTTGGGTCGTAAGAGCAAAAGTGTGAGCAGAGAAGCCGACTTCCTTCATCCTGGCCCCTCTTCCAGCTCATTGAGTTGTTCCCAAATGATATAATCTCTTTactgtgtcctgggtctgctccAGAACCTCCTCTGGGTAGAATATGCCCAGAATACATCACCCTGAAGGTGCCCAGGTGCCATCCTTGTCAgttgcccgaaccacctcaactatCTCCTTTTGATGTTTAGGACAAGTGACTCTACTCCCAGTCTCTCTTGAATGACCCTATCTGTAAGGGGGAGCCCAGCCCCCCCTCAAACATAACTAATTCCCATTCTTTTATGCACAGTTCTCCGTTCACCACAGCAGACTGGTACATCCACCACAGATCCTACTCAAATCCATCTGACTTTGAGTTGGAAATTCACATTCCTGCTGCTTTACACTTGGCTGCGAAACAACTCCCTTACAGGCTAGAGGTGAATCTGAGGTTTGATTAACCAACTGACTTCTCCCCAGAACCAGCATAGACTTACCCATGGAGGCTGAGGATTGTGATCCCCAATAGTTGGAGCATATCTGATGATATGATTACAAAAACGATCATCAACCTGGTGGCATGTGCACTTATGTACATCCTTGGTTaccacagaagtccaataataGAACATAACTCAGGTTCACATTGGGCAGGATGTTCCTCCTAGTCAAACCCCTCTACCTCATACTGTAATTGCCCATGTGAGTGTTGAAGTCCCCCGCCAGAAATTTGGAGTTCCTACATGGAGCATCCAGCACCCCATCTAATGACTCCAAAAAGGCCGAATACTCTGAACTGTTGTTAGACACATAGACACAAGCAACCCCGACCCGAAGGCACAGGGAAGCAACACTCTCATCCACCGGGGAAAATCCCAACATGCTGGCAGCAAAATGAGGGGATAGAAGAGTACCCAATCCTGCCCACCACCTCCCCAGCAATTTTCCAGGAAACTGCTTCCAGAGCCCAAGCTATGGGTTGAGGCccagttgttttttaaatcttctTTATGATCTCATCTGCTTCTTCACATCTGGGTGAGGGGCGAAGATAAACAGCGGCACTTCCTGTCTTAGTAACAGTCATTTCACACTTGAATAAGTGGCATGTTGGTGAGTATAAATAAACAGCCAGTCATTTCTCATCACAGTCTAATGACACTATAGATTTATATATctcaacataaagcagcttgaaAGGATCTTATCATTGTCCTTATGTTGAATCATTGGTAAAATGAatcttatttattgttattattattgctatgTTTCAGCTTCTTGTTAGCCCATTTATCAGATAAAGAAAGGTGAACATTGTTtcatttcctgtgtgtttgtggcaaTAACGTGTTTGACAGCTTCAAAAATAAGATGACTGAGGAAGTTGAATGTGTGAAAACCGTCACCCAAAACAAATATCAACAGCTTCTCTTTCTTTTAATACCTTATATTAGAGCAATAAAATGAAGTAGAAAAGAACTGAAAGACTTATTCCTGTGAACTAAAGGGGACGTGTCTTACAACAGCAGTAGAGGCCAGCACATTTGAGCTTTTGAAAATAACCATATAAACACCCTAAACAACAGTTAACACGCTGATGATCTAACCGAGTCATCTCCAGTTATGCTGAGCCACAGTATTTATCTTgactatattttttttctttaaattaaattacattttttggtGGAGCTTTTCAAAAGGATGTAAATTTTGTGCCATAAAGCTGGAAAAAGTTATTGTGCTAACCAGGTTTGATTCACATCAGTGTGACTGCTGTGTGTGGGAGGTTTGCCCTTATTAACACCACAGACATTATCAGGTGCTTTTTTATGCTGTCTGATGAtgttcatgattttttttagaattgtagttggtgtttatttctggcAAAAAACCCAccttggtttattttttattttctttcaattGAAATCTGCTGTATTGAAGTTCCCcgaagaaaacaaacaatcacACGAAAACcttaaaactgaacacaaatacattttatttggagATTACATTACATACAGAGAACAATGATACTGTTGGTAAAATCTCCTGAATAGACATTTCATAAATCCCAAAGTGGTGAGAGATCAATAATTAAATACGTCTTCAGTCAGACTGAAAGAGAAATAGTCTGTAACACACAGTCAGCTTTATATTAAAATAACCTTACAACCTGTTTTAACCCTGTAAGACCCAactcatcaaaaaaaaaaaagccagaaaatTCTGAGTTTTTGGAACTCAGATGTTTATTAACCCTTATAAcaaaatccacatttttttttgctatatcatgttttttATGATATAGTTTtatgatatatttattatatattttttgcgtcacatttgatacatttttggcaactttttcttaacaactatgttaattttagacaaaaaacagaggtttgtttattacattttgaaattatggcACATATTGATCGTGTTGATGAGATAGCAGTCTCAGAAACTCATgtagcaaatatgatacaaatggCATTATAGGGTTAAGGGTGTGACCTATAAAGCTGAGATGATACTGATAATATAACAGTGTGGAGGTAAGCATTacgacacagagctctcagttcacactccttctttatttgtctccaacatcaactggacatatcgcgccacaaaacagaagaacacacttcctcaacactgggtgtgagtggagccctctagtggtccaccacacatgcccccccCCGAACACCCAGCAGAACTAGTCCAGGACCCGGGGCCTAAGCAAACGGCCGGAACGGCTGAACCGGGGGGGTGGGGAACTGACAGAGGGCAACCCAGCCCGGAAGCGAGGCTGGCACTGGCggtcagaaaaagctgcagacgACTTGGACTCCGGTGATTGTGGATCActcctgggggaaaaaacagaatccaGCAGCCCGGTGgcaggtgggcggccgcgaCGAGGGGCCTGGGCCGGGACCACCTGATCCTCTTGCATAACATGTGcaggcttaagtctgtcaacagagacaacctcctgccgaccgccaaagtccaaaatgaaatgtttgttgcCTGGTTTAAGAACCCTGTACGGCCCGTCATATGGGGGACGCAGCGGAGT
This genomic window contains:
- the LOC109194763 gene encoding uncharacterized protein LOC109194763; the encoded protein is MIEFIWIQMFALLLIQITATTSNVTSIVMKLGDDVTLLCLNAMDDQNTCNNTMWAFASRNKPTVELFRFGEIGEYAKSKSDRLSVAVNCSLVVKKLTAEDVGLYFCQQYMLGKKQAQHSPLHQLVVDLSLITLNEHKDNSKAILNCSVLPYEECHHTVKWLIDGQDMDKDNKEILTLQTNCSTTVSFPKSHELYSLKYNSVKCEVTDTGTGKVEQFTFISQQRSGQDTDDKETTNKPTSRTEISTKLEVTMATMKEVSQVGKNKTKNPARETESSATSATTTTVVKDISQDFSVSLRFIILSVGLAALLITAVTVKIWTEAKGNKTQMDKTTVHFDNKEDHVTIKSENTGDSATSI